From the Drosophila sechellia strain sech25 chromosome X, ASM438219v1, whole genome shotgun sequence genome, the window CCGATTTGCTGAAGCCCGAAGACAATAACCCTCATTATCACACAATAAATATTGGGTATTTACTTAATTGCAAAAATAGGCGTAACTACgcatgcaaaaaacaattgaaaaatgCGAATAATAACTGCCATGTTTGACATGTGTTGGCTCCGATTTTCCATTTGTTAATTGCCCATTATGTCCGATGGGGCAGGAGAAATGGATAGAGGCTTTAATTGAGCCAACGTTCACACGATAAGGCGGCAAAGATCCGTGGAAAATGTGGCCAAAACAAAGAAATGGAAGTCGGGCCTTGTGctggaaaagtgaaaaagtgGAAGTGCCAGCGATGAAACAATACCAGCTACTTGACTGCCGTATAAGATACAAGTCATTCAATATAAGCTACACTCAGCGAAAAGTCGTAGCTCATATGCTCCTCTCACACTGAAGAACAATATGATGGGGCTTTCTTTTAAAGATACGCACACGCTAAGGatcatataatatatttagttCCATACTAATTGTAAAAATCTTGAGAGAAATCTAAAATCCTCGGAACTGTCTAATCTCTGTACATCTGTACATCTCTGGCTTATAACCCAATTGTTTTAACATCATTTTGATAAAGAGTTTTTACCAATAGATAAATTCGGTCGATGTGAATTATTTCGAGTGCATCAACCTACAACATAGTCGATTGTCGTTGGGTTAGAGGCCTTCAAAAGACGTATGTGTATACCAAGTACCCACAGTGGACATTTGGGATCCCCGATTCGCGATGAGGAAGCAATTTGCCAGCCACAACTCGCGAAtgtcccacacacacacatgcacacacttGATCATAACAATTGGCCACCGTCGAGCCACCACCCGCACCACCGCTCACatgggccacgcccactgcctCCTCCGCCTTCTGGCAATCGGCTCGTGGGGAACTTCGCATCTGCCAGCTGCGAAAGTCTTACCCACGAAAGTGAACGTGTTTCTGCGAAGCGGCCTCTCTCGTGTCTCCAATGCGATCCGTCGTCATGGTCTTGGGTGAATAACTTTGGCGATGGCTTGAACCCAGTTCAGGCTGCCAACGGAGCTCGCCCAGGCAACATCGTCACCCGGAGTTGAGAGCCGCGACTTTTCCAAGCCTCCACCCCGACTTTTCCGGCCGTCCGTATCGCGTTGAATATTCTGATAATGTGCTTTGATTGACAATAGATAACAGAATGAATATGCTGGGCTCGGTTAAGATGCACAAGAATTCGCGCCGAAACTATTTCACGCTCAGCTTCCATCGGTTCGATATTTTTCGGTGTAAGTGCTCCCAACTGAAATCGTTGTTGTCGATAATCTCAAAGGGTTACAGCTCGTGaagtgtatttattttaggtttttgtgtgcgtttgtggttttgttaattgtttttaaagctACATAATTCTTTGATGGCTTTAAATAAGTACGGCTACATTTGATGATAGATTACAAACgagtaatttatttaaattgtgtGTTGCGCAACTTGTACCTTTTCTAGCTAACttacaatttgtttatataaattttgtttttcatattaaagtaatatttatttttacttttaagCATATCCcgtttaaaatgttttctaAATAAGTAACTTAAAGGTTACAGTTTTCTAACTAATTAAATTGAACATTTATTgcttaatattattattgaaaTGCTTAATATTTTATCGAGAGTGGACAGCTTTAAAACAAACGTGACTTGCAAGCCAAGCAAATTAAGTCAATTTAAAAACTGATACCATGAAGATCAGGCATTGCACTCGTAAAACCTCAAACGAAACCAAACTGGACATCAACTCCAATTTCGAATTTCACCGCGAACTTGACAAGTACAAGCCGCTTTTTGCTCCGCACAAATTAAAAGATAAAATGTGTGAGGACATgtggaaaaatgaaaaatttgcTTTTCGTTAGCTCGCTGGAGTTGTTTTTTCAAATCGAATgaataaattcaatacaaactGGCTGGACTCGATTGCGAGTGGTTTTGGCCATAAGAGTGCAGCCATGAATCTGCACCACCACCTCTATGGTCTCGTCCAAACCACGTAATGATCGCCGTGGAAACGGGTTACCAAAGGCCGTGAAAGTTGGGGACCCGATGCGATCGGGTTTAGATGGTGTTTGTCCAATCAACCGGCTGTCTGGAAATTGAATGCAGAGAGGCGACTTCCATGGAAACGGctaattcaatttttatggGTATACTCCCACGAAGATGTCGGCGGTGAACTTATTCTTCCGTGTCTGGAGATATTAATCCaactatattttatatatgagATTTCCCAGGAAGCGGAGCGAGCTTTCCATCCAATCTGAGCTGCTTCCAGGGAAACCATAAGGAAAGGCATGGAATTGGGGCACTTGAAGATGTTTCCGGCAAGCCAATATCTAAATCATGTTCTTTTAGCCGCATTTGTTGGCCACTTATCGGCAGATATTTACATAGCTCCGTTCCTTGGTTAAATTGGGGTATTGAGTATCTCTCGATTACATATACCTTTAACCACCAATTAGTTATCATTTATCAACTTGAGATTCTGAAGTTTGGTTACCAATTAATATGTATGCCtataattaattgaaatataaatattttaaataaactgCAGTAAAAGTGAAGCCAACTGAAACTTGATTTGGAAACCAAGTAAATATTAGAAATATATCATTTTTTAAATGGATATATAAATGATTATTACAGTTTCCAAAATGAGctataatttcaaattatttgcaTTCCAATATGCAGCACTCATTTCCCATTTCTCTCCGTTAGACTTCCACACAAaagtaatttatttgattCACTTGTTCGAGTGCTCGTATTTTTATATGCAACTGGGCTGCAGCTCCGTCTCCGTCTCCTCGCAAATCTCCGTCTGGTGAAAGGCGCCTACGCAGCGATCCATTGTGGTTTGGGCTTTTCGTAGCTTCGTAGCTTCATAGTTTCGTATTTTCTTCAGTACATTTGCTGTAGTTTATTTGCTGGCTGCTCAAGTAAGCATGACCAGAGTCAGACTGCTGGCTGATAACTGCTAACCCACAAAACTCATAAATAAATTGGTTCAATTCCAGCGAACAAGAAAGCCAAGCTGCTCAATGCCGGCAGCACAAATGGTAGCTCCATTGCCGCCAGCTCGGAGGACTCTCAGTCCCGATTCGGAGGATCTGTACATGCTGCCAATGGTTCTGCGGCCAATGCCCACTTCTATGGCTACTCGGAGGGCAACAAAAACCAGGGgagcaatggcaatggcaatggcaacggAGGTGGCGGCAATTATCCCAGCCATCCCAATCAGCCACACTACGCGACTGGCCAGCCGCATCAGTACACGCCCAGCCTGTACGGAGGAGGCTCCTCCGCCGAGGATCACTACGAACttacacagcagcagcagcagatctACGGAGAAACCCACTTGGCCGGCGGACAGAGGACGGGCGGACCCAATCTGGTCAACAAGCAGCTGGTGCTGCCTTTTGTGCCGCCCAGTTTTCCCAATAAATCACAAGACGGCGTCACGCATCTCATCAAGCCGTCCGAGTATCTCAAGAGCATCAGCATCGACAAGCGTTCGTGTCCATCCTCCACCCGGTGAGTAGTGGCTATCCCCCAATTACCCCCATGTATCGcagcatatatgtatgtatgtacctaCTCGTATATATCCTCCATCCTCCGACTTTCAATTAGCACATGGCAGCCGATTTAATTTGGCTGAACATCTCGTGCAACGGATTTTTATAATTAGTATCGGCGGTACAGTTGCCTCGCCTCAATTAgccaaaatccaaaaaaaaatatataaaataagatACATACATGGCTTCAAAGACGCTTGGCTGCCGCTGGGCAATTAGCAGCTAGCAGATGGCTAGATCTCTGTGCTGCGCCAATTTGCAGCGGAAAAATGGCTAAAGAAAATATAGCTAGATTTTCTATACCCAACAAGAGTTTTTCTTACAAGATACAATTTGAGACAACTCAATTTGAGGAAAGCGTAGCTGCTGATAAGTTGATGCTTAATGTGCGACTCATCAGTAATGGTATTGAAGTTTCTTGGTAACAAAATAGATCGGCTTGAAGAAAAAGGCAGATGCGCAGCACTGTAGCCGAGATATTCGCGACTTCCTCTGCCGATCAAGAGTGCATGAAATTTTATGCGTACCATTTTGCGGCCTGCCACTTTTCTTAAGACAGATGCGATGTTGCAGCCGCCACTGCAACTCAGTTGCAATCCGAAGATGATACTGCGCACACGCCACACCTGGCGCAGGTCCGCTATTCGCCCACTGCCCACAACCCACCCCCATCTCCCAACTGCCCTCTGCCAATTGCCATTTTCCAGTGAAAGTAGCCGAGATCTCTACTTAATCCAACACTTTTCCCCATTTGTTCCACCAACAGCTCCACGGATACGGAGGACTACATGCAGATACAGatcgcccagcagcagcaggtgcacCACTCGCAGCTCCACTCGCAGCATCCGCAGTCGCATCCGCACCAGCACCACCcccatccgcatccacatccgcaccATCCCCACCAGCTGCATGGAATGGGCGAGCAGCCGCCGTTgccgccaccaccgccgcctctGCCCCACGGAATGTTGCCCCCGCAGCCACTTATTGGTCCACCGATGGGTGTAGCCGGTGGCCAGGATGCAACCATGTCTGGCAAATCACACAAGCCCAAGAAGCCGCACGGATCGGCACCCAATAGCCAGGACACGGCCACCAGGAAGCAGCACCAGCCACTCTCGGCCATCTCTATCCAGGATCTGAACAGCGTGCAGGTGAGCAATTGCCACTCCACTGTGGTCAGGAACACATATTATTAAGATGGCTCATAAGAAAGAATTGTGCTTAACTTACTACCATTCCTGGACCAATTCTCCTCCAGCTGCGCCGCACTGACACACAGAAGGTACCGAAGCCCTATCAGATGCCAGCTCGCAGTCTGAGCATGCAGTGTCTGACCTCCAGCACGGAAACCTATCTGAAGTCCGACCTAATTGCCGAGCTAAAGATCTCCAAGGACATACCGGGCATCAAGAAGATGAAAGTGGAGCAGCAGATGGCCAGCCGGATGGACTCGGAGCACTACATGGAGATCACCAAGCAGTTCTCGGGCAACAACTATGTGGACCAGGTGAGTTCTGGCCAACTGGTGCCAGCCGAAACACAACCGAACCGTGGCTAAGAGGCGGGTCAAAGATCTACTTGCAGATACCGGAACGGGACCAGGCCGGCAACGCCATACCCGATTGGAAGCGCCAGATGATGGCCAAGAAGGCGGCCGAGCGGGCCAAGAAGGACTTCGAGGAGCGCATGGCCCAAGAGGCAGAGTCACGCCGCCTCTCCCAGATTCCCCAGTGGAAGCGGGATCTACTGGCGCGACGCGAGGAGACGGAGAACAAGCTGAAGTAAGTGGGTGTAGTGGCTAGTGGGGAGTCTCCTGACCCCTGGCCTCAATTGTCTGACCTTCTTCTAGGGCGGCCATCTACACGCCCAAGGTGGAGGAGAACAACCGGGTGGCAGACACCTGGCGGCTGAAGAACCGCGCCATGTCCATCgacaacatcaacatcaatCTGGCCGGTATGGAGCAGCACTACCAGCAGATCCagttccagcagcagcaccaccagatgggcaacaaggagaaccatgGCGATCCCAAGGGAGCTGAACAGGATCAGGAGCacggtggtggcggtggcggtggcggtggaaGTGGCGTTGGTAACGCTAACTCTGGCGTCAGTGGAGGGCAGGAGCTTATCGAACCATCGGAAGGCAGCCAGGGACAcgccgaggaggaggaggataaCATCATCCCCTGGCGCGCCCAGCTGCGCAAGACCAACAGCCGTCTCAGCCTGATCTGATGCATCCACGTACACATACCCGAAAAATTAAATCCATTCTTCAATCGACCCTAAGCggtgcattttttttttttttttttgtggattAACTTAAAGCATGTGCAATTATAATGAGAAAAACCCTAAATATAAAGCATAAAACCTAAGCCTAAGGTCTAGCTACTTAGATTGTACTATATGCATAATCATAACCCGTGTTTTTGCACTTAATTTTACtccatgttttttttttcgccaaaacgAATATTGTTATTTCTAGTGTGCAGTACAGTATCGCAAGGCGAATCAAACGTATATATCTAACCTTAGCTGCTGTGCTTAAGTTCTATTTCGGTTTTGtattttaatcatttatacTCTCAATTTTTTGACTATTTTTTGTGACTTGGcttgaatttattttgtactggaattaatttaattgatcggttaagcatttttaattgttatttgtttttatatacgCGGCTCAAACAatattacttttaattatataaatacacGAATACATACAACATATATGAATGAAAAAGCGAACGAATGAatcaataaatacatatatataatttaaaacaagagCGAATACTTTagtcagctagtgtgaatgcgagcGCGATTAATAATTTGAATCGTTGAATGAGCGCAATGGAAAAGCAGGAGGTCCTGGGACACTTGGCCAAGGTGGTCAGGGCCCTGATCCCATCAGCTAAGCCGCCGGTCGAGCTGCGGTCCATCGTCGAAGATTACATGGAGATCGAGGGTGAGACGATACCCTTTCGCAGGCTGGGCCACTCGAATGACCAAGAGCTGCTTAAGGATACGAATCAGTTCAACTCTGGCGGTGTTTGACAATGACGGCGGTCCGGCTTCTGATGATTTGGATCCTTATTCTGTGGTTGGTTGTGGTACTAATTGCAGTAAGTAAATCTCTAGAAAATGTTCGTGGGCTGCGTACCATACGCAAGTATAACGCCAGCACAGAACACTTTGTGATTCCATATCGGCAATCAGGCGTTCATCACAGTATATTGTcactatccaacaagctgacaatttacaaacagatcttagcaccaaactggaagtatgggtgccaaatctggggcttggcatgcgacagccaaatcaaaaggatccaggctattcaaaataaggtagcaagacttatcaccggctgcgagtggtttgttcgaGACCTGAAACTcgcaacggtatttgacgaaataaaccagccctcgagcagataccatgacaggctggagcgccacagaaatcggctggccagcgctctaaacagatctcgcccaccaaggaggctcaatagaaggcaaccacgggatctcattacccgatctcctttgacaagggtcagcagaagctgacgcttatcttaaatcctatttgttatatgtgattgttatgtaattgtagtaaaattactgtaaatttaaaaaagctaactatagttagccggcgagcccaaatgggctgaattaatagataagaaggacacaaaggggcttcaagacttccccgtataccttaataaataaattaataataaaaacttgcGTATGGTacgcatgccaagccccagattcggcacccatacttccagtttggtgctaagatctgtttgtaaattgtcagcttgttggatagcgacaatatACTGTGATGAACGCCTGATTGCCGATATGGAATCACTAAGTGTTCTGTGCTAGCGTTATACTTGCGTATGGTACGCAAGCCCACGAACATTTTCTAGAGATTTACTTACTGCAATAAGTACCACAACCAAGCACAGAATATGGATCCAAATCAGCAGAAGCAGGTCCGCCGTTATTGCCAAACACAGCCAGAGTATTGGCAGCCGGATTattgccagcagcagcagcacaaccGTCAGCGGGATCAAGAAATAAGGAAAGCAGCTAAGCGCGAGAAGCAGGCTAAAGCAGATCTAACGGACATCATAATCCAAGAGCTGTTGGAGGAGTCATCCATAGAACAGTAGAATACATCGATTATGATAAAAACCCACTCCTTTTCCTTGGTCAGACAATCatacaaatcataaatttggtgggacgaacgcacaaactctaGCCGTTGAGCTAGCCGTTGCACTTAGTAGcgagcaaaaatagaaaaaatcgGTTCTTTACATcaggcttggcttggcttgacACAAGCTGGTCGCGGGGACCTTGTCGTCGTGCTGCAATGTTATAgaatattttcacaaattcTGAAAAGAAAAGGAGAGGGGAGTTCAATatagtatttatttgttgtgtACGATGTCACTATGTGTACTATTAACTGTGATGCAGAATGTTTTCCCGCATGTGAGTGTTGGCCCCAGAAGCCGCAGAGTTGCGTTCTAGAGAAGTCACCTAATAAGTTTGGAACCCGAGTCTAAAACCAAAAGGAAATCCCAAGACCTGCTATGCAACCAGGATGGAACTGCAAAAAAGCCCGTAATTAATATCCCACTGAACACCCAGTTGGAACACAAGTCCCTACTCACCACCCATTAGCCCACAACCCCACTCATTGCACCATTAGGCTGCACACGTAAAGGAACGGTGGCAACAATCTACAGTCCCTTGCCTATTGTCATTTTATGGTTGTCAACGAGCAAAAAATGTATCAACCAGGACGTGTAATTCATTTACAATTTCACTCTGGCaacgaaacaaaaaaccaGGAGTTCCTCTTCACATTAACTCGATCTTTCAATCGCCGAACCGCGTGCGctatgatttatttaattgtcaGCGCTTGAATGACGTCATTACAAGGCGTGGGGTGTGGGGCGTGGCAAGGTGGTTGGCTGTCGACAGGCTGCCCCCGGCATTAGTTTAACGCCAGATAGGAGGGCCACATCCATTCGACATATAGACAAACACGCGGGCCGCCAAAAAGCCGTAACCGCCGACTTTCCGCTTCGACTTGCAACACTTTAATCGCAACTCACAATGAATTTAACAGAACTGAATTTCAAAAAAAGATTCTTACCCAGAGAATTTTAAGCGTAAAATGattgaaaatgaattttatCGAAACTGATTGGCAGGtcgaaaaaattgaaattttggtCCACACGAATACACGTTTTAACGTTAACGTTTTATTAGAactgtaattttatttatttatttattatttgtaagaattttgaataatattttgtctgatgTGTGTTCCGACTGTCCCAAGTTACGACTGAGGTTCGAAAAACGGAATTGCTAGCTGTATACTTGTACGGCAAACCCCACGCCAACTAGATCGAAAAAAGTTAGATTTGATCAAAACGACGCCGGCGGATTCGCATCCTGGGAAACATCCTTCTGTTAGGTGGGTACGCCACCATGTTTTCCTTTGCCGTTGACGGTGTGGTAAGTTCatcatattaaattaaatattaatattcagcttatttaaatttctagCCGCCGCGCTAATTAACTCGGTGTGGCTAAGAAATTTTGGTCGAATCGTATCGACGTGTTGTacactttatatggtcggagaCTAAGTTACATcattttcaacgaatctagtataaccttttactctacgagtaacgtgTTTATCTACGTGTTGTGACCTTCTAACTTGGACAAAATGGGTGTTGGTTGCAGTGATCCCTCTGTAATCCTTGCACTTCAGATTCtactttttggtttttttggaGTCCAGCCCCATTGATACTGCTGCCGCCTATCATCTGGCAATATAATTAAGATTTTGGACAATATAACATCCTTTTTTATGGGTATTGAACTGAAGGCTGAAAGTGGATGAAGTCAAATAAGTCAGTAAGTAATAATAAGCATATCGATTTCCAAAGCTTTGTATGTGTCACATTTGTTTAAAAGTTTGAAACAGCTAAAAATAAGCCATgtttgtctgtccgtccgtatctCGGGATCTGAGGGACACTACAGGCTAGAAAGCTATAAGATAAGGTTGCCACACCCCGATCCGAATAACTCCCAAATAAGGAAAACAGCATCTGCTTTGCTTATAATTTCATGGTTTTATTACCATTTTTTGGAAGCGCTTATGTCATGCTGGCGATGCAGGTATTGATGTTGGGCACGAAGGCGTTGCAGCCGTCGACTACCTTC encodes:
- the LOC6618070 gene encoding espin isoform X7 → MLQPPLQLSCNPKMILRTRHTWRSSTDTEDYMQIQIAQQQQVHHSQLHSQHPQSHPHQHHPHPHPHPHHPHQLHGMGEQPPLPPPPPPLPHGMLPPQPLIGPPMGVAGGQDATMSGKSHKPKKPHGSAPNSQDTATRKQHQPLSAISIQDLNSVQLRRTDTQKVPKPYQMPARSLSMQCLTSSTETYLKSDLIAELKISKDIPGIKKMKVEQQMASRMDSEHYMEITKQFSGNNYVDQIYLQIPERDQAGNAIPDWKRQMMAKKAAERAKKDFEERMAQEAESRRLSQIPQWKRDLLARREETENKLKAAIYTPKVEENNRVADTWRLKNRAMSIDNININLAGMEQHYQQIQFQQQHHQMGNKENHGDPKGAEQDQEHGGGGGGGGGSGVGNANSGVSGGQELIEPSEGSQGHAEEEEDNIIPWRAQLRKTNSRLSLI